tacaatatatgtcAAAATTCCAAACGATGATTTCCCTTTTTAGATTAAGGATGGCCGTAGAAGAGTTTAGTTCCTATCATTGATTCAATGTTATGTAACTGTCGAACCTCTCCGTGTCTAGCAGAGGGAGAGTTCTCATATGAttaagttttttcttttctcaaagcTTGATCGCTTTGTTGGGTTATAGGTTCATTTTTCTGACCCAAAATCTTTTCCTTATTATCTTCTCTACTATTAGATACCTATATTTCGATGGCAGACCACTCTTTTTTATTTAGATGTTtcattctttgatttttttgctCGAATTATGGTTCGGCAGGTTGCTTTTAATAGGGACATTCGGACTCCAACTGTGACACTTGAAGGTGATATATTTCAGCCAAGTGGTCTTCTTACTGGTGGAAGTCGCAAGTATGTCATTCTTTCGATTATACCTCTAGATCTTTTTGGCGTTTATGTACTTGATTTCATACAGATATGGTTCAGCAGTCCTAAAAAACTGACCAAAAACATTGTGTATTTCGTATTTTTCTGTCTTAGGGGTGGAGGTGAGCTCCTAAGGCAACTTCATGATCTGGCAGAGGCTGAAACAAAACTTCAAGTACACCAGAAAAGGTTGTACGAAATTGAAGCAAAGGTAAATTTCTTTCAAATTTTGTCATTAGCTATTACTTTCCTTTTAGAAAAAGACAAAGTGGGTTTGGCAGCTGAGTTAGACACCATAGAATTTCAATACGGCTCGAACCATAAAGCTTATACATCTTCGACAGTTTAGAATTAGATCTGGATCATTGGGAACTCAGGTCTCATGCATtcattgtttaaaataaaatacaatctGAGCTGCTGAAACTGACACTTTGAAGTTTGAACCATTTTTGGATGCCTCGTCGTCTCAAATATTCAATCAGTTTAGTTGTTTCTGGCTCAAAGGAAGCAAATGTTTAGCTAACGTCATTGcatcatatttttatatctcaTGTTTGGTTTTGTAGGATTTTTCTGTACCTCACATATGTTTGTGAAGGCACGCACATAATGTTATTGTCGAGTCTTCTTTGGGCACCTTGGTAAAATTAGCTCTTTTGGTTGTGTAAAACCCTACCGGTTCATTTTGACATTGCAGATCAATGAGCTTAAGCCTCTTCAAAAGAAGTTCACAGACATGAAAGCACAATTGGAGCTTAAAATGTATGACTTATCCTTATTTCTAAAAAGGGCCGAGCAGAACGAGCACCACAAGGTTAGTATCTCTGTTTCGCATCTTCTTTTATCCACATCCATTTTTTATTCACATCTTTCTAGTTTAGTTTTTACCAATTCAAATTTTTGCTGTCTTGTGGTGCTGAAAGCATATTTAATACTCTCGCTCCCTTCTACCAATCGTCTATGTGTAGCTTGGTGAAGCGGTGAAGAAACTTGAAGAAGAGTTTGAAGAAATGAGATCCCAGATCAAAGAGAAGGAAGGTCGTTACAAGAGTTGTGCTGTTACTGTCTCCACGCTAGAGAAATCCATCAAAGATCATGATAAGAACAGAGAGGGAAGACTCAAGGACTTGGAAAAGAATATTAAAAGTATCAAAGCTCGTATTCAGGCATCGTCAAAAGATCTAAAGGTACTCCAAATCTTTCAGTCAAAGACTTAGATTAAACTTCATGCCTTTTCCTTATCCTGGTTTGTCCAGCTTTTAGCCTTTTGACATTTCTAAATGCTTTTGCTATATGCTACTTCTTGATTTATAGGGTCATGAAAATGAAAGAGAGAGGCTTTTGATGGAGCAAGAAGCAGTGGTGCAGGAACAGTCATCTTTAGAGAGCCAGCTAGCTTCATTGAGGACGCAAATTAGCACTCTGGCTTCCGATGTGGATAAGCAACGAGCCAAGGTACTTCAGTTATTTCTCTTGATATCTTTtaagattatataatatatacataaaatctGGATGTGACTACCCTGCAGGTGGATGCCATACAGAAGGATCATAATCAGTCTCTTGCTGAGCTCAAGTTAATACACGAAAAGATGAAGGAATGTGATACACAGATAAGTGGTTTTGTTGCAGACCAGGAAAAAAGTCTGCAGAAGCTTAGCGAAATGAAGCTTGAGAAAAAGAAGTTGCAAAATGAGGTATTCTTTCTTCAATGTTTTTGGCTTGAGATGCATTACTCTTACTGTCGTCTCCTAATCTAATGATAGATTTCTTGGGTTTATTTGATTGTTTTACTCTGATTAGGTAACGAGGATGGAGATGGAACAGAAAGATTGTTCTGTGAAGGTAGACAAACTTATTGAGAAGCATGCATGGATAATAACCGAGAAAACGCTTTTCGGAAAAGGAGGGACGGACTATGATTTTGAATCCCGTGATCCTTATAAAGCAAGAGAAGAACTTGAAAGGCTCCAGACAGATCAGTCAAGGTATGTTTCCGAGGATTTTCATAGATTTATACTTGCAATTTGATATAATGCAATGCACAATATCAATGGAATAtggctttctttttctttcttgttcctTGTCTTCAAGTCTTGAGAAAAGAGTGAACAAGAAGGTCATGGCTATGTTTGAGAAAGCAGAAGATGAGTACAATGCTCTTATGTCCAAGAAAAATATAATCGAGGTTAGTTTTGGAGGGTCTGTGCAACATATTTTAACAGCTGTACTTGCGTTTAAACCTgtgttttctttcatttttttcttagactGACAAATCCAAAATCAAGAAAGTGATCGAGGAGCTTGAtgagaagaaaaaggaaacactGAAAGTTACCTGGGTTAAAGTTAATCAGTAAGTCGCTTATTTTCTATCCGTTTTCTCGTTTTGCCATGGGATTCACTTCATTTTACTACATTTTGAGATAAGTTTACAATATCTACAGGGATTTTGGTTCCATCTTTTCAACTTTACTACCTGGCACCATGGCAAAACTAGAACCTCCAGAAGGAGGTAGTTTCCTCGATGGTCTTGAGGTCCGTGTTGCTTTTGGAAGTGTCTGGAAACAGTCTCTATCCGAACTCAGCGGAGGGCAAAGGTCTCTTCTTGCACTTTCTTTAATCCTTGCATTGCTTCTCTTCAAGCCAGCTCCTCTTTATATCTTAGACGAGGTACTCCTTGATTTTCcagtttttatgaatcaattGACATGGATTCTTCTCACATTCAGTGATCTTGGATTGTTCACGATAACAGGACAGTTTCAAGTTTTAtgacgtttttaaaaaaaaaaaacataagataattggTTGCATTGATTTTATTAGGTTGATGCAGCTCTCGATCTTAGCCACACGCAGAACATAGGAAGAATGATTAAAACTCATTTCCCGCATTCACAGGTCACATAATATATGTGTTTTCTTCTGATCTTGTAGTCACTAGCTATTCCCATGATTCTGAAAATCATAAAGCTTCTTATTCTCATGTGTCAACTCAAGTTTACTTATCCATTCATATGATTTCTCTTAACAGTTCATCGTGGTTTCACTGAAAGAAGGAATGTTCAACAACGCTGATGTTCTCTTCCGAACAAAATTCGTGGATGGTGTTTCAACGGTCCAGAGGACAGTAACAAAACAGAGCAAATAACCTGCTTATAAAAGCGTAGCAACTGTAATGATGTCTATACTCTTTTGCTTCCAAGTGTGACAACTTGTCTCCCAAGATATGTAGCAAATGATTGGGTGGTAGCCATTGTCTACTACTTAGAGAATTAGAGATCATTATCTTATATTAGACTTAAGGGTTTCTTGTTGCAAATGTTTGAAGAGATTGGAGTTCTAAGTTATGATGTGCATTGTACCACAtgaatagatagatagatattaaAGAGTAGCACAATCTTGATGAACTTAGTTCCTTTGTACACACAAGATTTTTAAGTTTGTTCATTGAGCTACAACAAATACCATACTGTTTCAAGCTCACAAACCAAGAACTCTAAGATGCAACAAACACAGATATGAAGGTAGCAGAAGATCGAGAGAAATGAGTTTCATAAGTCTGTATTAAATCTTCAGCTGAAGGTTTGGACAATGGTGTTGTGCCATGGGTCAGACAGGTGCTGCAAGAGGTTCTCAAATGGTCCTTTTCCAGTCACATTGTGTTGAATCACGAACCCTAAGAATGCCAACATAGCCAACCTCCCTGcaaccacaacaacaacaacaaaatagcCTTTTAGTCTTTAACTGCGTTTATTGTGTAACACAACAGAGAACGGATCATCACTTCCGAAGCTTACCGTTTGCAAGCTCTTTCTCCTTGGCCTCGAGCGTAGGAGCGAAGTTAAGCGGGTTAAAGATTCCTCCAGGGTAACCAACTTCATTTGGAGGCAAGCTGTATTGCTTGAAGATAGGGTCTTGGTTCACACTTCCTGGGTTCTTAATGTCTTGCCACCGTCTGATCTCAACGTAATGAAACAATATGAATTCGATCACGAACAATGTCGATGATGATGCAAAATACTGCTCTTTTCCAGCATCATACCACTCAGGAACGTTGATGATTCCTACAAACagtttttaacaaaaacatGTGTCAAGTTCTTGAAACAAatgtttacaatttttattttaggtcATGTTATAATGATGTCTCACCGATCTTGGTGAAAACTTCCGGCAAAAGCATCCCTGCGACGCCAAGCATAGCCCACCGTCCGTTGACAAGCTCTGCCTGGATGAACCACTTCAAGTTCTCTGGATCCTCTGCAAGTCCCAATGGGTCAAACCCATTGTCCCCGGCAAGACTGCAAATTTATGTATACGAGTCATGTGAGTGACAGTACCATGCACACTAGCTAAACCGGTACTGGGCAGATCCGATCTAATtagccaaaaccaaaaccatttATCCAATTTGTCTTACTAAACCGATTTCGGACAGCGTTAAACTAACCACAAAACGATTGTCCAATTCTCCTGGTTCTTGTTATAAACATTAACTGAACCGGTATGGGACACGGTCAACCTAAACCAAATCAATGATCCAGTTGTATTAAACCAAAAACTGGCTGTACAGTTTGTAAAATTACCTGCCGTTGAGATAACCAGGAGATGCCAAACCGGGCAACCATTCTCCTTTCTTAGCTTCAACCTTGAACGAGGCCGTCTTTGAGGATGATGAGCCGATTGACTTAAACGACAAATCTCGGTTCAACCTGCCGGAAGAACCGGTGAGGAATCTTGGCTTTGAAGTGCATGGTCTGAATATCGAGGCCGAGGCTTGAGTAGTAACAGTGGCCATTTCCCCTACAGAACTGGATACAGGAAGAGATAATGGATTGGAATCAAGAGATGAAAGATGTGTGTGGAGATGATTGTGAAGAAATAGACAATTGTGATGTGGGTTCTCGTGGCTGTGGTTTAATGACTAGGTATTCACCGTTGGATCAGATTACGTGGTTGATTACACGGATGAGATGGGTTTGATGGGAGATAAAGGCTTATCAGTTTATCTTGGTAGCGTATCTAACAGGATTTTTATCTTCTTTAACATTGGTCTGAATAAGATAGTGTGGGGTCCACTATTATCCCCCGTGTCGTTGAAATACTATAGTCGAGTGAGAAATCTCCTCAACCAATCAAATGGAACTAAGAGGAAGTATTTTAATCCTTGGATGGATAAGCAAGTATTTTtcttgtgttacaaaaaaaaagcaagtatttttcttttcttatagacttttttcttttcttatatgtttACATAGGGGTTAAAAAATTGTAACATTTCTCTAACCATATAAGTGAAATCTAAATTGAAAAAATGCGAACTTTCAAGAATATAAGCTTTTGCTGATCATGCTACcgtctgaattttttttttttttgtttcttcaataCAAGTAGTTTTATTTCTACATCAATgattgaataatattttacatgttCTTGTAGTAAGATGAAAGGCACGACGATCACGGtacattatttttcttctcttttctttgttttagtCAGTTGAGAGCCGCAATCAGCAAGTGATAGTAGTTTTGTGATAATCTCGAGTGTTGGTGTATAAGGTTGGTTCTAGATTTGATTTCTGTTAGGAACTAAATTCAGTGATTAGTTTGGGCTTGAGTTTTAGTCTAGATGGTTTAGATGGTATATCATAACATACGATCGGTTCCACGTGCAATAGTTAAAAGATATTCAAATTCAGGTCAGATAGTATAGTACGATTTTGGGCTAATTCACTATATAGCACTAAGTATGTTCTTTCTTGGACTGACCGAATAGgcgatatcaaaaaaaaaaaaaaaactgcaacgAGCCACGGTTTCTTGTTATATTCATGCTTACCTCTGGGCCTTTTGTTTCCTAACCGAGTCTTTCGTTGCGCCCAATTATTTCACAGCCCAATAGTATGTCATACTTCTTTAGCCACTGACCAAGACCGATGAAGTGAAGTAAATTGATTATATTAGCTCATTAGACCAATCTGTATTGGTTACGGATAGTCAATGATagtctaagagcatctccaaccccattCAAAATGGAGTGAGTAataagttttttgtttgttcgtcactccattttctactccattttgcagtaaattatgGAGTGGGGTTGAAAATGCTCTAATGAGCTAACATAATCAATTTACTCATCTGTATTGGTTTCTCATTTGGAggaaaaaacataagaaaataaggAAAAATCTCTTACAATAATGCATTATTTTAagggaattttttttataaatattattattcaaatttgaaagaatactATTCACAATCTTATTTTAATGtcaatttttattgttaaattaatatttaaacttttaCATAATGTTTttacatcgatttttttttaatatttatattttatactttaacaaaattattaatatttcattataaaattatataaatcattGTACATTCTTTTAGAAACTAAATTTATGTATATGAAGATATTCTAGTTAAAGCAAAATtgtatttacatattttttaaataataagtatcattagaattatttataactattaaaaataacatattttgtaatatttttaaatgaaagaaaaaaagaaaaaccacTTAAGCAAAACATAAATTCATTTTGAGTTTACctctttttaaaagaaaaagatgaaagTAACCATTAGAAATATCCTTACCTAACACTAAATTATGATAATTTCACACAATACATggaaaactataaatatatttacttaagaAATTTACTAAGTTCTTTTAAGATATTTACTAAGTTCTTTTAAGATATTTACTAAGtttaatattatggtttatgacaatatgcaaaatatttaagaaaatatcgacatattttttttttgcaacaaatattaaaagaatTATCAAAAATGCTTTAGCTAACTAAATCCCAATGAAACTAAATCATTATAAATCAACGACTCCAGCTAGCATAAAGTTATCGTAGATGATTGCTTGGATTTTATCTCATTTTTAGATTTGTTTTGTATTAAATCATCCAACTTTACTAATCATGATATAGAATCTTTAAAAGTTaaagcctataatttttttactaattttatcATCATGATTTAACTCAATTTCTAAAcctatagaaaaaaaaagaaaacgttTTCTTATGTATATTAGGAAAAAATCCTacatctttattatttattctaaaaaatCTGTAcagtaaaaaaatcatttataatatcaaatatattacaTAAGTTAAGGTTTATTACTATTCAGATATAAATtttactataattttaaaattttattgataattaATATACATGTGAGTAATTTCAGAAACTATTGAACTTTTTAGAAAACATAAAtgttatttacatattatattaaataatagtaaactTTGATGATCTATATATACATAacgtatattttattttaaaattacagcTAAAAACTTACAGTTACAAGCATATAATAAACTGAATTACAACAAAAACCTGTGTAGAAATAGGGAGAAATATCTAGAACAATAAATGTAcagccactacaagaaaacatattttttactagggcagtattcgttgtaaattcgtcgtaaacggggtgttacgacgaattaacgtcgaaagatgtttcgttgttaaacgtccgtcgtaacggaggtttcgtcgtaaacgactcgttacgtttacgacgaaatatattcctcgtaaagcgcagggaaaggattcgtcgtaaacgccacgtaagacttcgtcgtaaagcccacgtaattatttcgatgtaaagcaaacgtaaatactttcgttgtaaatcactcgtaaacatttcgatgtaaaatcctcgtaaatatttcgatgttaatcactcgtaaacattcgatgtaaactccatgtaatgtttacgaggagtttacatcgtttcttattatattattattaattagtatataatagattttaatttatatttaatattcagaatttaaaataatttaaattttaaaacaaaatatgaaattggaaaacatattttaaaaagtcatacaataatatttaaattcataatacaaacaggaaaaaaaactacatattgtcgaagtagttggtggggttgctcggctgttgacgggttggatcggactcttggggatctcgtggtggcattccaagagcggctcgtctctcactcaacattctctgcataaccgggttttccacggccatcacgtctagcaaatcctcaagagagtctaaacgaacctgctggctatccatttgagccttctggctatccatttgagccttcatctgagcagtctcttcatcccgtctcgaagtgtatgacgaagttgcccttgcaacttcgttaacagagcctataccgactatctgtcccttctttttaggagccacctataaaatcaaaacatatattaatatagttaattatgttaaaatatttaaaataatgtaaactaaaattttaagttacctcttcgaagattctgtcgacctcttgggtggacaatgtgactggtaatccatcgggagactcctgggttagttgcgtctcccgttcttcaatccgaccagccactgtttggaagagtttctcagatgcaggatccacaaaaactccgtcggatgtggcgtgagtcatcttgaataggtcagacagagaaggtaagactcccgtcttctcgaactacaaaaaaaaattaaattaaatattataaattatattaattgaatattttaaaatatatatttaaaacaaaacttacagcttctagacggactcctgcatgaggtttttgtccggttctgtgaagcatgggcaaatgaccatctttatccttcgtccttcgagaagccgagcacgaattggcctttctgatcgaagaggggtgctcccaataggcgatgaggccatcccacacatccgtcgtgagctcagtgggctttccctcatacccgtagatctcccacttgtccttccaatcagagactgtgttgcagaggcgtatctttgcctttgcaacgaattccgccttcaccctctcggtgattcccaaagaccaatgccacttttgctgaaacataaaaattttgaaaaaattacaattaataataataatatatatatatatatatatatatatatatatatatatatatatatatatttaaaagtgaaaatttaattaaattaaaaatcttaccgcaaaacatttaaaccacgtgatcttaacgtgatttggtgtcttgctccagttcgggtatgccccgtcgtagtaacccttaatcgtcgccgaaacgctccggctaacacggttgttagccccaaacctgaaaaaaacaatttaactgttacaaaataaaaattaattaaattttaaagtaataaaaattaataacttaccaataagttcctcggggtctatcggggtctagaacatccaaaccctcccgtccaggctgggcaagcaaatcctccaccgtatatctcgcgaagggagcatatgaaggcacacgcaaatccggatgaactgcaccttctgggacaggctcaggtgcagccgctggaggaggaggtggaggcatctgcggtggaagaggaggactcgaaaaaactctctgagaagtctgagagtctggaactgcatcggaagacgatggaccggaagaagatgtaccggaaccatcgccaaacaactgggcataagtaggtgctgctggtttccttctaggagccatctaaaaaaaatttaaataaatttaatcaattatgacgacataattaaaaaattattctgttacctaactaatcacctaaactataggattccgtcatctaactaatcacctaaactaattatctaaataatcacctaaactaattacctaactaattaataacctaaactaactttaaaaaaaaaaaaaaaggagggaagagaatgta
The window above is part of the Brassica napus cultivar Da-Ae chromosome C3, Da-Ae, whole genome shotgun sequence genome. Proteins encoded here:
- the LOC106435287 gene encoding chlorophyll a-b binding protein 4, chloroplastic gives rise to the protein MATVTTQASASIFRPCTSKPRFLTGSSGRLNRDLSFKSIGSSSSKTASFKVEAKKGEWLPGLASPGYLNGSLAGDNGFDPLGLAEDPENLKWFIQAELVNGRWAMLGVAGMLLPEVFTKIGIINVPEWYDAGKEQYFASSSTLFVIEFILFHYVEIRRWQDIKNPGSVNQDPIFKQYSLPPNEVGYPGGIFNPLNFAPTLEAKEKELANGRLAMLAFLGFVIQHNVTGKGPFENLLQHLSDPWHNTIVQTFS